One Cellulomonas sp. Y8 DNA segment encodes these proteins:
- a CDS encoding PLP-dependent aminotransferase family protein: MTALERPDGMASGPHPTPAAGTRLDRWLGSYAERTHGMRASEIRALFAVANRPEVVSLAGGMPYLEGLPLDVIGDLAQRVVATRGTTALQYGSGQGDETLREQILEVMRLEGIEAHPDDVVVTTGSQQALDLVTRLFVDPGDVVVAEAPSYVGALGVFRAYQADVVHVPLDAEGLIPEALETTLGELARQGRRVKFLYTVPNFHNPAGVTLSAERRPRILEIAARYGVLVLEDNPYGLLGFDREPLPAMRSTSDEGVIYLGSFSKTFAPGYRVGWAVAPHAVREKLVLASESAILSPSNASQLAISAYLATCDWKGQVKAFRELYRERRDAMIGALAEHLPDATWTVPDGGFYTWVRLPEGLDAKAMLPRAVTARVAYVPGTAFYFDGQGTDHMRLSFCFPTPERIREGVRRLAGVVSAESELVSLFGTGSGASRGDVQSPGPDLA; the protein is encoded by the coding sequence CCGAACGCACGCACGGCATGCGCGCCTCGGAGATCCGCGCGCTGTTCGCCGTCGCGAACCGCCCCGAGGTGGTGTCGCTCGCCGGCGGCATGCCGTACCTCGAGGGCCTCCCCCTGGACGTGATCGGCGACCTCGCCCAGCGGGTCGTCGCCACCCGCGGCACCACCGCCCTGCAGTACGGCTCCGGCCAGGGCGACGAGACGCTGCGCGAGCAGATCCTCGAGGTGATGCGGCTCGAGGGCATCGAGGCGCACCCCGACGACGTCGTGGTGACGACCGGCTCGCAGCAGGCGCTCGACCTCGTGACCCGGCTGTTCGTCGACCCGGGCGACGTCGTCGTCGCGGAGGCCCCGTCCTACGTCGGCGCGCTGGGCGTGTTCCGCGCGTACCAGGCCGACGTCGTGCACGTGCCGCTCGACGCCGAGGGCCTGATCCCCGAGGCGCTGGAGACCACCCTCGGGGAGCTCGCCCGCCAGGGCCGCCGGGTCAAATTCCTGTACACGGTGCCGAACTTCCACAACCCTGCCGGCGTGACGCTGTCCGCCGAGCGGCGGCCTCGGATCCTCGAGATCGCCGCCCGCTACGGCGTCCTCGTGCTCGAGGACAACCCCTACGGCCTCCTCGGCTTCGACCGCGAGCCGCTTCCGGCCATGCGCTCGACGAGCGACGAGGGCGTCATCTACCTCGGCTCGTTCTCGAAGACGTTCGCCCCCGGGTACCGGGTCGGCTGGGCCGTCGCGCCGCACGCCGTCCGGGAGAAGCTCGTGCTGGCCTCGGAGTCGGCGATCCTCTCGCCGTCGAACGCCTCGCAGCTGGCGATCAGCGCCTACCTCGCGACCTGCGACTGGAAGGGCCAGGTGAAGGCGTTCCGCGAGCTGTACCGCGAGCGGCGGGACGCGATGATCGGCGCCCTCGCCGAGCACCTCCCCGACGCCACGTGGACGGTGCCGGACGGCGGCTTCTACACCTGGGTCCGGCTGCCCGAGGGCCTGGACGCCAAGGCCATGCTGCCCCGCGCCGTCACCGCCCGGGTCGCCTACGTGCCCGGCACGGCGTTCTACTTCGACGGGCAGGGCACCGACCACATGCGGCTGTCGTTCTGCTTCCCGACGCCGGAGCGCATCCGGGAGGGCGTCCGCCGGCTGGCGGGCGTCGTCTCGGCCGAGAGCGAGCTCGTGTCGCTGTTCGGCACCGGCAGCGGCGCGTCGCGCGGCGACGTGCAGTCCCCCGGACCCGACCTGGCCTGA
- a CDS encoding D-alanine--D-alanine ligase: MPHDPVPASPRVVVLAGGLSHERDVSIRSGRRVAEALRTAGVDVSVHDVDADLVPALAETRPDLVWPLLHGASGEDGSVRDVLELLDVPSLGTGPRASRVAWSKPIAKTTVTRAGIATPEFVTLPQSLFRELGAGRVMDAVVAKLGLPLVVKPSRGGSALGVTLVRTAEELPGAMVACFAYGDTALIERAVDGVEVAVGVVELDGSPVALPAVEVVTDGPYDYDARYNPGRTEYFAPARLTDDLAARAAEAAVLAHQVLGLRHLSRTDLIIDADGQPWFLEVNVAPGMTETSLFPQGAEAGGHHLPTLYRRLVEAGLSGR; encoded by the coding sequence GTGCCGCACGACCCCGTTCCCGCCTCCCCGCGCGTCGTCGTCCTGGCGGGCGGCCTGTCGCACGAGCGGGACGTCTCGATCCGCTCGGGCCGGCGGGTGGCCGAGGCGCTGCGCACCGCCGGCGTCGACGTGTCCGTGCACGACGTGGACGCCGACCTGGTCCCCGCCCTCGCCGAGACCCGCCCGGACCTCGTGTGGCCGCTGCTGCACGGCGCGAGCGGCGAGGACGGCTCGGTGCGCGACGTCCTCGAGCTGCTGGACGTGCCGAGCCTCGGCACCGGCCCTCGCGCGAGCCGGGTCGCCTGGAGCAAGCCGATCGCCAAGACGACCGTCACCCGGGCCGGCATCGCCACCCCGGAGTTCGTCACGCTGCCCCAGAGCCTGTTCCGGGAGCTCGGCGCGGGGCGGGTCATGGACGCGGTCGTCGCCAAGCTGGGCCTGCCCCTCGTGGTGAAGCCCTCACGGGGCGGCTCCGCGCTCGGTGTGACCCTCGTCCGCACCGCCGAGGAGCTGCCCGGCGCGATGGTCGCCTGCTTCGCCTACGGCGACACCGCGCTGATCGAGCGCGCCGTCGACGGCGTCGAGGTGGCCGTCGGCGTCGTCGAGCTGGACGGCTCGCCCGTCGCGCTGCCGGCCGTCGAGGTCGTCACCGACGGGCCCTACGACTACGACGCCCGGTACAACCCCGGCCGCACGGAGTACTTCGCCCCGGCCCGCCTCACCGACGACCTCGCGGCGCGGGCCGCCGAGGCCGCGGTGCTCGCGCACCAGGTGCTCGGCCTGCGGCACCTGTCCCGCACGGACCTCATCATCGACGCGGACGGGCAGCCGTGGTTCCTCGAGGTGAACGTCGCCCCGGGCATGACGGAGACGTCGCTCTTCCCGCAGGGCGCCGAGGCCGGCGGGCACCACCTGCCGACGCTGTACCGGCGGCTCGTCGAGGCGGGGCTGTCGGGGCGCTGA
- a CDS encoding ParB/RepB/Spo0J family partition protein — MSEKRRGLGRGLGALIPTGAEPREGDRPVDVFFPDRTTPDDRDDRPAPVGSGTRESRSDALTSGNGLAAADATPAEATAPATSTTRSNGRKGVPSLTVRQPTRTRARTAAERAVALAPAAAAEVPPMPPTAEVDDLVPVPGATFADLPVTAIRPNPRQPRSVFDEDALDELVGSIREIGVLQPVVVRAVDDGYELIMGERRWRATQAAGLDTIPAIVRQTEDGDLLRDALLENLHRSQLNPLEEAAAYQQLLDDFGCTHDELAQRIHRSRPQISNTLRLLRLPPLVQRRVAAGVLSAGHARALLGLSDGAAIERLAQRIVAEGLSVRAVEEIVALGAEDGKPKQRRPRAGLRNEALDDLASRLSDRFETRVKVDLGKQRGKLTVEFASVQDLNRILSSLAPDDPGILRS, encoded by the coding sequence GTGAGCGAGAAGCGGCGAGGTCTCGGGCGCGGCCTGGGTGCGCTCATCCCCACCGGGGCGGAGCCCCGCGAGGGGGACCGGCCCGTCGACGTTTTCTTCCCGGACCGCACGACCCCGGACGACCGCGACGACCGCCCGGCGCCGGTGGGCAGCGGGACCCGCGAAAGCCGCTCCGACGCTCTGACCAGCGGAAACGGGCTCGCTGCGGCCGACGCGACCCCCGCGGAGGCCACCGCGCCCGCGACCTCCACCACGCGGTCCAACGGCCGCAAGGGTGTCCCGTCCCTCACGGTCCGGCAGCCCACGCGCACCCGGGCCCGGACGGCCGCCGAGCGCGCCGTCGCCCTGGCCCCCGCCGCTGCCGCCGAGGTGCCGCCGATGCCGCCCACGGCCGAGGTCGACGACCTCGTCCCTGTGCCCGGTGCGACCTTCGCCGACCTCCCGGTCACCGCGATCCGGCCGAACCCGCGCCAGCCGCGCTCGGTGTTCGACGAGGACGCGCTCGACGAGCTCGTGGGATCCATCCGCGAGATCGGCGTGCTGCAGCCCGTCGTCGTGCGCGCGGTCGACGACGGCTACGAGCTCATCATGGGGGAGCGGCGCTGGCGCGCGACCCAGGCGGCGGGCCTCGACACCATCCCGGCGATCGTGCGGCAGACCGAGGACGGGGACCTGCTGCGCGACGCGCTTCTGGAGAACCTGCACCGGTCCCAGCTCAACCCGCTGGAGGAGGCGGCCGCGTACCAGCAGCTGCTGGACGACTTCGGCTGCACGCACGACGAGCTGGCGCAGCGGATCCACCGCTCCCGCCCGCAGATCTCCAACACGCTGCGCCTGCTCCGGCTGCCCCCGCTCGTGCAGCGCCGGGTCGCCGCGGGCGTGCTGTCCGCCGGCCACGCCCGCGCCCTGCTCGGCCTGAGCGACGGCGCGGCGATCGAGCGCCTCGCGCAGCGGATCGTGGCCGAGGGGCTGTCCGTGCGCGCGGTCGAGGAGATCGTCGCGCTCGGGGCGGAGGACGGGAAGCCCAAGCAGCGCCGTCCGCGCGCCGGGCTGCGGAACGAGGCGCTGGACGACCTCGCGAGCCGGCTCTCCGACCGCTTCGAGACCCGGGTGAAGGTCGACCTCGGCAAGCAGCGGGGCAAGCTCACGGTGGAGTTCGCCTCGGTGCAGGACCTCAACCGCATCCTGTCGAGCCTCGCGCCCGACGACCCGGGCATCCTGCGCTCCTGA
- a CDS encoding AAA family ATPase produces the protein MTTNPTRWEIEDPDERRRAALVESLPPADEDTPLMAELRQDARRRIELRGRTFPRPDRTRVITVANQKGGVGKTTTTVNLAAALAQSGLHVLVIDNDPQGNASTALGVDHRAGVTSVYDVLVDGTPLSEAVYPSPDVPNLWCAPATIDLSGAEIELVSMVARETRLRNAVHAYLEERDRRGEPRIDYVLVDCPPSLGLLTVNAFVVGDEVLIPIQCEYYALEGLSQLLKSIELIQAHLNRGLHVSTILLTMYDGRTNLAQQVAQEVREHFPDKTLRTTVPRSVRVSEAPSYGQTVLTYDPGSSGALAYLEAARELAERGTTADRKKEDA, from the coding sequence GTGACGACCAACCCGACCCGCTGGGAGATCGAGGACCCGGACGAGCGGCGGCGCGCGGCGCTCGTCGAGAGCCTGCCGCCCGCGGACGAGGACACGCCCCTGATGGCGGAGCTGCGTCAGGACGCGCGCCGTCGCATCGAGCTGCGGGGCCGCACCTTCCCCCGGCCCGACCGCACCCGCGTGATCACCGTCGCGAACCAGAAGGGTGGCGTCGGCAAGACCACCACCACGGTGAACCTCGCTGCCGCCCTGGCCCAGTCGGGGCTGCACGTCCTGGTCATCGACAACGACCCGCAGGGCAACGCGTCGACGGCCCTGGGAGTGGACCACCGGGCCGGCGTGACCTCGGTGTACGACGTCCTCGTGGACGGCACGCCGCTCTCCGAGGCGGTGTACCCCAGCCCCGACGTGCCGAACCTCTGGTGCGCCCCGGCGACGATCGACCTCTCCGGCGCGGAGATCGAGCTGGTGTCGATGGTCGCGCGCGAGACGCGCCTCCGGAACGCGGTGCACGCCTACCTGGAGGAGCGCGACCGGCGGGGCGAGCCCCGGATCGACTACGTGCTCGTGGACTGCCCGCCGAGCCTCGGCCTGCTCACCGTCAACGCGTTCGTCGTGGGCGACGAGGTGCTCATCCCGATCCAGTGCGAGTACTACGCGCTGGAGGGTCTGAGCCAGCTCCTCAAGTCCATCGAGCTGATCCAGGCGCACCTGAACCGCGGGCTGCACGTGTCGACGATCCTGCTCACCATGTACGACGGCCGGACGAACCTCGCGCAGCAGGTGGCGCAGGAGGTCCGGGAGCACTTCCCCGACAAGACTCTCCGGACGACGGTGCCCCGGTCGGTGCGCGTCTCGGAGGCGCCGTCCTACGGGCAGACCGTCCTGACGTACGATCCCGGCTCGAGCGGCGCGCTGGCCTACCTGGAGGCGGCGCGCGAGCTCGCCGAGCGCGGCACCACGGCCGACCGGAAGAAGGAGGACGCGTGA
- the rsmG gene encoding 16S rRNA (guanine(527)-N(7))-methyltransferase RsmG yields the protein MRPESAPARDDERPDAPVDPLDGDPRLPEHFGAAWPAVDGFHAMLRDQGVLRGLVGPREVARLWERHVVNSAAVVPFLPEAGTIVDVGSGAGLPGIVVAAMRPDAEVVLLEPMERRTDWLTEVVQTIGLSNARVLRGRAEDQVGVLQADAVTARAVAALDKLYPWTLPLLKVGGRLVALKGGRAQDEAEAAVQVGERFGGGPATIEVAPTLPGLEPTSVVLVTRTSTGTAPAALPARVSRGTEGRSRRPRRSTKGQGA from the coding sequence GTGCGGCCTGAGTCCGCCCCCGCGCGCGACGACGAGCGGCCCGACGCGCCCGTCGACCCGTTGGACGGCGACCCTCGCCTGCCCGAGCACTTCGGTGCGGCGTGGCCGGCGGTCGACGGGTTCCACGCGATGCTGCGCGACCAGGGCGTCCTCCGCGGCCTCGTCGGACCGCGGGAGGTCGCGCGCCTCTGGGAGCGGCACGTCGTGAACTCCGCTGCTGTGGTGCCGTTCCTCCCGGAGGCCGGGACCATCGTCGACGTCGGCAGCGGGGCCGGTCTCCCGGGGATCGTCGTCGCCGCGATGCGCCCCGACGCCGAGGTCGTGCTCCTGGAGCCCATGGAGCGTCGTACCGACTGGCTGACGGAGGTCGTCCAGACCATCGGCCTCTCCAACGCGCGTGTCCTCCGCGGACGGGCGGAGGACCAGGTCGGTGTGCTGCAGGCGGACGCCGTCACGGCCCGTGCCGTCGCGGCCCTGGACAAGCTGTACCCCTGGACGCTGCCGCTCCTCAAGGTCGGCGGTCGTCTCGTCGCGCTCAAGGGCGGCCGCGCGCAGGACGAGGCGGAGGCTGCCGTGCAGGTGGGGGAGCGGTTCGGCGGGGGCCCCGCGACCATCGAGGTCGCGCCCACACTGCCTGGTCTGGAGCCGACGAGCGTGGTCCTGGTGACCCGAACGAGCACCGGCACCGCGCCCGCGGCCCTGCCGGCGCGTGTTTCACGTGGAACGGAGGGCCGGTCGCGACGACCGCGCCGCTCGACGAAGGGACAGGGCGCGTGA
- a CDS encoding R3H domain-containing nucleic acid-binding protein — translation MTTPTDAAGEAGAVTRLEEEGEIAADYLEELLDIADLDGDIDIDVDHGRAAVEIVAEEGTERALRKLVGEDGEVLDALQELTRLAVQAKTGDRSRLMLDVAGYRAGRKTELVKVAEEAIAEVRSSGAAVSLDPMNPFERKVVHDAVAAAGLTSDSEGVEPERYVVVKPAG, via the coding sequence ATGACCACTCCCACCGACGCCGCCGGTGAGGCCGGCGCCGTGACCCGCCTCGAGGAAGAGGGCGAGATCGCGGCGGACTACCTCGAGGAGCTGCTCGACATCGCCGACCTCGACGGCGACATCGACATCGACGTCGACCACGGTCGCGCCGCCGTCGAGATCGTCGCGGAGGAGGGCACCGAGCGTGCGCTCCGCAAGCTGGTCGGCGAGGACGGCGAGGTGCTCGACGCCCTGCAGGAGCTGACCCGGCTCGCGGTCCAGGCGAAGACCGGTGACCGCAGCCGGCTCATGCTCGACGTCGCCGGGTACCGGGCCGGTCGCAAGACCGAGCTCGTCAAGGTGGCCGAGGAGGCGATCGCGGAGGTGCGGTCGTCCGGCGCCGCGGTGTCGCTCGACCCGATGAACCCGTTCGAGCGGAAGGTCGTGCACGACGCCGTCGCCGCTGCCGGGCTGACCTCGGACTCGGAGGGCGTGGAGCCCGAGCGGTACGTGGTGGTGAAGCCGGCGGGCTGA
- the yidC gene encoding membrane protein insertase YidC: MSWFDGLLYPIMVAVAWIMVQFHSLLTWLGLDPAGGAAWGFSIVGLVIVMRIILIPLFFKQIKASRGMQMLAPDMKKIQAKYKGKTDPASREAMSRETMELYRKHGTNPFSSCLPILAQSPIFFALFRVLNSLPQLAAGDYPRPNLGPLTQELAAQAESATILGAPLSATFMNAAEFGTAASNVRWVTIILVVAMSLTTFTTQRQLTMKNMPPAALEGPMAQQQKMLMYVFPLIFAFSGVNFPIGVLIYWTTTNLWSMGQQFYTIRKMPAPGSQAEAALKARQAKKASHKGLSIEESDTLTIEEKPVGGQRQQPVGKARAKKQRPASTPGATGGAPAPTSGATGGAAKAGGPAAGAAGEGGATKASGSGSATGGKASGAAGSSQASSGKKKRSGTGQGAGGSAQGRPGSTSPGTATDD; encoded by the coding sequence ATGAGCTGGTTCGACGGCCTGCTGTACCCGATCATGGTCGCTGTCGCCTGGATCATGGTCCAGTTCCACTCGCTGCTGACGTGGCTGGGCCTCGACCCCGCCGGCGGCGCCGCGTGGGGCTTCTCGATCGTCGGCCTCGTGATCGTGATGCGGATCATCCTGATCCCGCTGTTCTTCAAGCAGATCAAGGCGTCCCGCGGCATGCAGATGCTCGCGCCGGACATGAAGAAGATCCAGGCGAAGTACAAGGGCAAGACCGATCCGGCGTCCCGCGAGGCCATGAGCCGCGAGACGATGGAGCTGTACCGCAAGCACGGCACGAACCCGTTCTCGTCCTGCCTGCCGATCCTCGCCCAGTCGCCGATCTTCTTCGCGCTGTTCCGGGTGCTCAACTCGCTGCCGCAGCTCGCGGCCGGCGACTACCCGCGGCCGAACCTCGGCCCGCTCACCCAGGAGCTCGCGGCCCAGGCGGAGAGCGCCACGATCCTCGGCGCCCCGCTGTCCGCGACGTTCATGAACGCGGCCGAGTTCGGCACCGCGGCGTCGAACGTCCGCTGGGTCACGATCATCCTCGTCGTCGCGATGTCGCTCACGACCTTCACGACGCAGCGCCAGCTCACCATGAAGAACATGCCGCCGGCCGCGCTCGAGGGCCCGATGGCGCAGCAGCAGAAGATGCTCATGTACGTCTTCCCGCTGATCTTCGCCTTCTCCGGCGTGAACTTCCCGATCGGTGTCCTCATCTACTGGACCACCACCAACCTGTGGTCGATGGGCCAGCAGTTCTACACGATCCGGAAGATGCCGGCGCCCGGGTCGCAGGCCGAGGCCGCGCTCAAGGCGCGCCAGGCCAAGAAGGCGTCGCACAAGGGCCTGTCGATCGAGGAGTCCGACACCCTCACCATCGAGGAGAAGCCGGTCGGCGGGCAGCGGCAGCAGCCCGTGGGCAAGGCGCGGGCGAAGAAGCAGCGTCCCGCCAGCACCCCGGGTGCGACGGGCGGCGCCCCGGCTCCGACGTCGGGCGCGACGGGCGGCGCGGCGAAGGCCGGCGGTCCCGCTGCCGGCGCGGCGGGCGAGGGCGGCGCGACGAAGGCGTCCGGGTCGGGCTCCGCCACGGGCGGCAAGGCCTCCGGTGCCGCCGGGTCGAGCCAGGCGTCCTCGGGCAAGAAGAAGCGGAGCGGCACCGGCCAGGGCGCCGGCGGTTCGGCGCAGGGCCGCCCCGGCTCCACCTCGCCGGGCACCGCGACCGACGACTGA
- the yidD gene encoding membrane protein insertion efficiency factor YidD has protein sequence MTAEQGERGAVARGLRAAVRLPRRLLVLLIRGYQRFLSPLTPPTCRFYPSCSAYAVIALERHGVIRGTRLAVWRILRCNPWNPGGVDDVPPAGSHRRHPHGAVASAH, from the coding sequence ATGACCGCCGAGCAGGGGGAGCGCGGTGCCGTGGCCCGCGGCCTGCGCGCCGCGGTGCGGCTGCCGCGCCGTCTGCTCGTCCTGCTGATCCGCGGGTACCAGCGCTTCCTGTCCCCGCTCACCCCCCCGACGTGCCGGTTCTACCCGTCGTGCTCCGCGTACGCCGTGATCGCCCTCGAGCGGCACGGCGTCATCCGGGGCACGCGGCTGGCCGTCTGGCGGATCCTGCGCTGCAACCCGTGGAACCCGGGCGGCGTCGACGACGTTCCACCGGCGGGGTCGCACCGTCGACACCCGCACGGCGCGGTCGCCTCCGCGCACTGA
- the rnpA gene encoding ribonuclease P protein component — protein MLPAAHRMRRSADFERAVRGGARAGRSTLVVHLVTRTDPGPGPAVGFVVSKGVGNAVTRNRVKRRLRALATERLGTLPADADLVVRALAPAAEADYATLGRELDGALRTASRRRAERDAPVPGASR, from the coding sequence GTGCTGCCCGCCGCGCACCGGATGCGCCGGTCCGCCGACTTCGAGCGGGCCGTGCGCGGCGGTGCGCGGGCCGGGCGGAGCACGCTGGTGGTGCACCTCGTGACGCGAACCGACCCCGGACCTGGTCCGGCGGTCGGTTTCGTCGTGTCCAAGGGCGTGGGCAACGCCGTGACCCGCAACCGGGTCAAGCGGCGGCTGCGCGCCCTGGCCACCGAGCGGCTCGGCACCCTGCCGGCGGACGCGGACCTGGTGGTGCGTGCGCTCGCGCCCGCCGCCGAGGCCGACTACGCCACGCTCGGACGCGAGCTCGACGGGGCGCTGCGGACCGCGTCCCGGCGCCGGGCCGAGCGGGACGCGCCCGTCCCGGGCGCGTCCCGATGA
- the rpmH gene encoding 50S ribosomal protein L34 — translation MSKRTFQPNNRRRAKTHGFRLRMRTRAGRAILAARRRKGRAELSA, via the coding sequence GTGAGCAAGCGGACCTTCCAGCCGAACAACCGGCGTCGCGCCAAGACCCACGGCTTCCGTCTGCGCATGCGGACGCGTGCCGGCCGCGCGATCCTCGCCGCACGCCGGCGCAAGGGTCGCGCCGAGCTGTCGGCCTGA
- the dnaA gene encoding chromosomal replication initiator protein DnaA, with the protein MAQLEVSPDITPRQLAFVRLAKPLGLLDGTMLLAVGNDLTKDYLETRVRQEVSDALTAALGRDARFAITVDPSLETGDAGLATAPPARGPESGATPVVAHAATGHPSTGDSAQVEPVRAEPFRREPAGPTPSVEPARLNPKYLFETFVIGSSNRFAHAAAVAVAEAPAKAYNPLFIYGDSGLGKTHLLHAIGHYARNLYPSVRVRYVNSEEFTNDFINSISEGKAGAFQRRYREVDVLLIDDIQFLQGKEQTMEEFFHTFNTLHNANKQIVLTSDLPPKQLNGFEDRMRSRFEWGLITDVQPPDLETRIAILRKKSANDKLQAPDDVHEYIASKISTNIRELEGALIRVTAFANLNRQQVDLSLAEIVLKDLITDDDQADITATAVIGQTAAYFGLTIEDLCGSSRSRVLVTARQIAMYLCRELTDLSLPKIGQAFGGRDHTTVMHANRKIRELMAERRSIFNQVTELTNRIKQESRG; encoded by the coding sequence ATGGCGCAGCTCGAGGTGAGCCCCGACATCACGCCGCGCCAGCTCGCCTTCGTGCGCCTGGCCAAGCCGCTCGGCCTGCTCGACGGCACGATGCTGCTCGCGGTCGGCAACGACCTCACCAAGGACTACCTGGAGACCCGGGTCCGCCAGGAGGTCTCCGACGCGCTGACGGCCGCGCTCGGCCGCGACGCGCGGTTCGCGATCACGGTCGACCCGTCCCTCGAGACCGGCGACGCCGGGCTCGCGACCGCCCCGCCGGCCCGCGGTCCCGAGTCCGGTGCGACGCCGGTGGTCGCGCACGCCGCCACCGGCCACCCGAGCACCGGCGACTCGGCCCAGGTCGAGCCGGTCCGCGCCGAGCCGTTCCGTCGGGAGCCCGCGGGCCCCACCCCGAGCGTCGAGCCCGCGCGGCTGAACCCGAAGTACCTGTTCGAGACGTTCGTCATCGGCTCGTCCAACCGGTTCGCGCACGCCGCTGCGGTCGCGGTCGCCGAGGCGCCGGCGAAGGCCTACAACCCGCTGTTCATCTACGGGGACTCGGGCCTGGGCAAGACCCACCTGCTCCACGCGATCGGCCACTACGCCCGGAACCTCTACCCCTCGGTGCGCGTGCGCTACGTGAACTCCGAGGAGTTCACCAACGACTTCATCAACTCCATCTCCGAGGGAAAGGCGGGCGCGTTCCAGCGCCGCTACCGCGAGGTGGACGTGCTCCTCATCGACGACATCCAGTTCCTGCAGGGCAAGGAGCAGACGATGGAGGAGTTCTTCCACACGTTCAACACCCTGCACAACGCGAACAAGCAGATCGTGCTGACGTCCGACCTGCCGCCCAAGCAGCTCAACGGCTTCGAGGACCGGATGCGCTCCCGGTTCGAGTGGGGCCTCATCACGGACGTCCAGCCGCCGGACCTCGAGACCCGCATCGCGATCCTGAGGAAGAAGTCGGCCAACGACAAGCTCCAGGCGCCGGACGACGTGCACGAGTACATCGCGTCGAAGATCTCGACCAACATCCGCGAGCTCGAGGGCGCGCTGATCCGGGTCACCGCGTTCGCGAACCTCAACCGGCAGCAGGTCGACCTGTCGCTGGCGGAGATCGTGCTCAAGGACCTGATCACCGACGACGACCAGGCCGACATCACCGCGACGGCCGTCATCGGGCAGACCGCCGCGTACTTCGGCCTGACGATCGAGGACCTCTGCGGCTCCTCGAGGTCCCGGGTGCTGGTGACGGCCCGGCAGATCGCCATGTACCTGTGCCGCGAGCTCACCGACCTGTCGCTGCCCAAGATCGGCCAGGCGTTCGGCGGCCGCGACCACACCACCGTGATGCACGCGAACCGCAAGATCCGCGAGCTGATGGCCGAGCGCCGCTCGATCTTCAACCAGGTCACCGAGCTGACCAACCGGATCAAGCAGGAGAGCCGCGGCTGA
- the dnaN gene encoding DNA polymerase III subunit beta, with protein MKFRVERDVLAEAVTWIARSLPTRPPVPVLAGVRIEAEADGTLRLASFDYEVSARSEIPADVSEPGTVLVSGRLLAEISRALPNKPVDVQLDGTKVSVTCGASRFTLLTMPVEDYPQLPAMPALTGTVNGDEMTRAVAQVTVAASRDDTLPLLTGVRVEIEGEKVTLLATDRYRLALRELRWHPSDPGVSEVALVRARTLSDAAKSLGASGSVNVGLATGQGVDLIGFEAGGRHTTSLLVDGDYPAVRRLFPDESPIHAVVNTQLLADAAKRVALVAERNTPIRLTFTDGQVVLDAGQGDDAQASEALEATLVGEDIAVAFNPQFLLDGLGALTTSFVRLSFTHPNKPVEFTGQESLEGEDLKEYRYLLVPIRFAS; from the coding sequence ATGAAGTTCCGCGTCGAACGTGACGTCCTCGCAGAAGCCGTCACGTGGATCGCTCGCAGCCTGCCCACCCGCCCGCCGGTCCCGGTGCTCGCCGGCGTCCGCATCGAGGCAGAGGCCGACGGGACGCTCCGCCTGGCCTCCTTCGACTACGAGGTCTCGGCGCGCTCGGAGATCCCCGCGGACGTGAGCGAGCCCGGCACGGTGCTGGTGTCGGGTCGCCTGCTCGCCGAGATCTCCCGCGCGCTGCCGAACAAGCCGGTCGACGTGCAGCTCGACGGCACCAAGGTGTCCGTCACCTGCGGCGCGAGCCGGTTCACGCTGCTCACCATGCCGGTCGAGGACTACCCGCAGCTCCCGGCGATGCCGGCGCTCACCGGCACGGTGAACGGCGACGAGATGACCCGCGCCGTCGCCCAGGTGACGGTCGCCGCCAGCCGCGACGACACCCTCCCCCTGCTGACCGGCGTCCGCGTCGAGATCGAGGGCGAGAAGGTCACGCTGCTCGCGACCGACCGGTACCGCCTCGCGCTGCGGGAGCTCCGCTGGCACCCGTCCGACCCCGGGGTCTCCGAGGTCGCGCTGGTCCGCGCCCGCACCCTGTCGGACGCCGCCAAGTCGCTCGGCGCCTCCGGCTCGGTCAACGTCGGCCTGGCGACCGGCCAGGGCGTCGACCTCATCGGCTTCGAGGCCGGCGGCCGGCACACCACGTCGCTGCTGGTCGACGGCGACTACCCGGCCGTGCGCCGGCTGTTCCCGGACGAGTCGCCGATCCACGCGGTCGTGAACACCCAGCTGCTGGCGGACGCCGCCAAGCGCGTCGCGCTCGTCGCGGAGCGGAACACCCCGATCCGCCTGACGTTCACCGACGGCCAGGTGGTGCTCGACGCCGGCCAGGGCGACGACGCGCAGGCGTCCGAGGCGCTCGAGGCGACGCTCGTCGGCGAGGACATCGCGGTCGCGTTCAACCCGCAGTTCCTGCTCGACGGCCTGGGCGCCCTGACGACGTCGTTCGTCCGGCTGTCGTTCACGCACCCCAACAAGCCGGTCGAGTTCACCGGCCAGGAGTCGCTCGAGGGCGAGGACCTCAAGGAGTACCGCTACCTGCTGGTCCCCATCCGCTTCGCGTCCTGA